The DNA sequence TCCGCTCTGGTGTGCCGGTCACCAGCCGGTAGACTTGACTCTCGGACAGGTTGATGCCCCGAGCCCTCAACAACGGCACCAGTTCGGTGCTCTTCCACAGGTTGCGCTGCGCCATCTGCGTCCGCAGATTCCAGCGATACCCGATGCGTCGTTGCTCAGCCATCAGCGTCTCCGTCCTGCTTCCTGCCGTGGCCGTCCAGCCGCGAAGCGATCATGTGCTGGATGGTTTTCTGTTTGAAATCGTTGCCGACCGAGGTGTACAGCCCGGTGACCGACGCATAGGCATGACCGACTTGAGTCTGCACGAACGCCGGGTCGTAGCCGGCCTCGATCAAGTGCGTGACGTAGGAGTGTCGCAGGCAGTGCAGTCCGAGCTCTTTCGGCAAGCCGGCGCCCTCGCGGGCGGCAGCGAAGGCATCACTCAAGCTACCCACTCTTATCCGCTCGGCGCGCTCGCTCGGCCATAGCGCCGCCGATCGGTCAGCGGTGGCGAAGTGCCGCCGGCCACGCTCGGTGATCCAGAATCGGAGCAGGTCAACCACCCAGTCGAACTCCGGGACCGTCAACACGGTGCGTCGTCGCGGCCCCGACCCGGTGGTGCCTTTGGCCCATCGGACGGTCACCGCGCCGAAGTCGCCGTACGCAGGCACATGCGGGTTGGGGCCGAAATCCTGCACGTCCAGCATCGCCACCTCGCGACGCCGAAGCCCAAAGGCGTAGCAGACCTTGAACGCGATCGAGTCCCGCAACAGGGGAAGCCAGCGCTTACTCCCAGCAGCGAACTCACGATCGACCCGGTCGTCCACGTCATCAAAGAGTCTCTGCAGCTCCGTGGCCGTGAAGGCCCGGCGGCCAGCCGGAACAGCATCCTCGCAGGTGTGCCGCGGGGTGTTCCACTCGAACGCGATCTGCGCCGGAACATCGTCGAAGACCCGTTGGCACAGCGCACCCCACCCGTAACTCGAGCTCGAGACGTAGGCACAGAACATCGCGATGGCATTGCTGTCCGAACGCAGCGTCGTCCAGCTCACCGGCTTCTCACCCGAGCGCCGCCCAGCCATGTAGTCATCCAGATCGACCGGCCTCCACGACCACGGGAACGTCCCGGCGAACTCCTGGAACCGGCGCAGCACCCCGCAGCGCCCGTCGATCGTTGCTCTCGTCAGCCCACGCGCCAGCATCTGCGCCCGCCAACCCTCGACCATTGCTTCAAACACGCGGTCCTCGGCACGGAACAGGCCGACCTCACCGTCGCGCAACAACCGCGGAACGAATCCCGGGACACCGTCCACGCCGACCTCCGACCCGTGGAAACCTGCATCTAATGCAAGAAACCTACAGGGCGCTGGACCGACGCACAAGCATCACATCCGCGGCGCCGACACCACGCCAGCCAACCCCGCCGCCCACCAGCGCAAACCCCATCATCCCAGGTAGACGGCAGTAACCGCACCTACCACTACTCCCGAGAGTTTTACGCCGATAATATATATTACGTCGGCTCAAGGCTCTGGCCTTGACTGAGACGATGTCACCGGCGAACTCGGGGCGCCCAATACGGGAGACTCTCATTCGACGCCGGTGCCCTGCGCGGACCGAGCAGGCGCTGATCGTCAACTGCGGATATCTGGGGATGTCTGGTGGAGTATCTAGCTTTTCCCATACTTGCCCAGATATGTAGTTATTATTAGCGGAGGGCCGGCCGTTCGATGGCCGGTCGGAGCAACCCGAAAACTATTCGACGTTACGGACGGACCCCCTGGTCAGTCGGCGGACGGCTGTCCATGGGGCATATGGGGCACCCGTCATGGGGCAAATATGGGGCGAAAATCTTGGATGAAGTGGTCCGAGGGGTCTGAACGGGCGGGTCTAGACCGGTCTGACCTGGGACAACCGGTTTCACCTGGGGTTACTTCCATCTGAAAAGCGGAAGGTCGTCGGTTCGATCCCGACTCTGGCCACCGTAAGTTATTCCAGGTCACAGGCTCAAAGCCTTCGAGTTCGGTCTCTCCATGAGGTCCCGGATTTTGGCGCTCCATGAGGCAAACACTCGTGAGCGTCCGCTGCCGGGAAGAAAGTCATCTGGTACGAAGTGGCAGTCGTCGAACCGGGTCAGCATTGTCGGTCGACGGATGCCCACCTATTGAGGGACACCTGTCAACGGCTCATGAACGCGCCCCGAAGCAAGCACCTGTCGCTGGGTCCCCATGTAAACACGCTGGACGCTGATGCAATATGGGTCAGTGAGAGCTGCTAGCCTGGTTCAATGCGGAGCACGTTGGCTTTGAGCGCCAACTCCCCCAGGTCTCTCGTGGCAGTCTTACGCCGCTTCGGCATCTACTCTTGTGCCCTTCGGAACTGCTGATGACCAAACGCCGCAAGCAGCCCAGTCCGTTGTTGCCGGGTTCTTCAAAACGCTACATAACCCGTTCCGACGGTCGCCGAGTTCGGGTAACTGTCGCTACGTCAAGCGAGTCCCGGATCCCACGTCCTGCCTCAGCTGACGACATAGCCGCTTCGTCGGCTCAAGCAGGCCGGAAGCACAAGCAGAGCGTTTAGACGAGCAGTTCGAGAGAGAGCACGCAATGTGTGAGTCAATTGCGCTGCCCCCGGATGAGGAATCCTACGGTGCGTTGCGGAAGCTGTGTAGTAACAGTACTGACTGCACACTCGATTACTTAGATATAGACAAGCCGAGCCTAGTACCCGAAAATGGGGGCCCAGACCGGCTTGTGAACGGCGCTAGCATCGTTGCGACGGCCGTCTTCGATACTTTCAAGGCCGCAGAGGCGGCGTACATGATGGTAGAGGATGACTATTTCGACCTCGATTACAGAAGCGAGTACAGCGCGACGCACGAGATGATCTTCCGCGTAAGGGAACCATCTGCCGTCCGTTTGCATTTTTTCTCGCGTAGACGACCAGGGCGACTCTCGCTCAAGTACCAGAGTTTGAGTTCGTTCGGACAACAGTATCGATATCCGGACGGCCCGATTCCGTTGGCCAACCAGGGAGAGTACCTCGGGTACGTTATAATTAGGCCGCAATCCCCGGGAATCGTCGGTCGCTCGATGATTACGACAAATGTTTGGGTTAAGGATCTCGCTGAAGGCCGGCAAACGCTCTCGCCTCACATCCGAACAGCGGTGACTGAGCACGTGCAGGTGTTTGGTGTCTCGATTGTAGCGGTCGGGGTGCCTTTCATGGAGCAGGATGGACACCTTCTGCGATGCGCTCACGTTAGTGCGTGGCAGTGTCACTACTCCGCTGTCTTACGTGGTCTAGTTCAGCGTCGATCTACGGCAAGCTTTCATCGGGCCGCCCAGCAATTCGAGTCGTATGGCCGTTCGTATCCTTCTAATGGATTGTCGACAAACGTCATGTGCACGGCGCTTCGACGGTTTGATTTGCCTCCCGAAGTCATTGATAGAGCTCTGTTAATCAGTTCGAGACCTACCACTTGGGCTGACAGCGAGGAGTTCAAGAAGGAGTTGCACACTATCCTAGAGGGGCCCGAAGCGAAGAAACGCGCGGAGGAGTTCTGGACTCGGGCGAATATCGGGAGCTCGGTGTGTCGATACTTGAACTCTGGCATCCCTGTCATCATTTCGCGGGATGCAGTAGAGCATACCAAGGTAATCCTCGGGTACCTTCGAAAGGAGGATCTCAAAGAAGGGAGTGGAGCTAGGTCTCTGCACTCTGATGTTGCTGAGTTCATCGTGAGCGACGATCAAAAACAACCGTACGGATTCGAGAGTGTGAACGAATTAGTCTTGCAGACCCACGAACGACGGGACTTGACGTCAATAATAGTACCGCTTTCGCATGGGCTGATATTAGATGGCGCCACTGCAGAGCGAGCCGCAATCCGTATGATTACTGACTTGGTTAACGAGAGGATAACTGAGCAGTCAGACTGGTCGGAAATTGGAATCGGCGAGAGTGAGCATCAAACGTATTTTTCGGCGATGACATCGCTCGCCGAAGGAACTGCCTCGGCCGAATCAAATTCCGTCACAATTCGAACATACGCCATGCTCGGAAGGGACCTTAAAGATAATATGGCCGCCCGGGTTGACGATAAAAACCTAATCCGACGATTGAACTTGCTTCAACTTCCGAAGTATGTTTGGGTTGCAGAGGCCATAGATCGTAAACTTAGAGCAAATGACAAGCCACCAGTTGTGGCCACTATAGTTATGGACGCTAGTGACGTGACGGTAGGCTATCGCAAAGGTGTTAGCGTCAAGCCGCTCCTCGCGCAGCTACCGGGTCAAGCATCGGTGATACCTCCGGTTATTGGATGGAGTCTTGAGTTAGACGACAGTTGGTTCAAGACCTCGATCGCTCCATACCCGACGGGACGATACAGCCACACTCGGGTCGAAGTTATGTCGTCTGACCGCTTTGCTGGTCGAGCGAAATCGCTCGGCTCGTTCTGAAGTGACTTCATTGAGTTAAAAGAGCGACTGCCAGCGTCGCGACCAGCATAGCGCCTGCTAGGAAGAATGACGCGAACGCTGACACAGCAAAGAAAGCTTTCACTGAATTGCGCGCGGTAATATGCGCGAGCTGATCAATTCGTGCCTCCAAAATCTCGAAACTGTGGTCGATGTTTGATATCTGGGTCTCGGACAGCATTTTCTCGAGCGTAGCGACAGGGGAAAGTGGATACTTCATTGGGAGAGCGGCGGCCACTGCACAAACTAAAGCCACGAACGATGCAATCAACGAAGTGACGAACAGGCCCGCCACCCACCCTTGATAGTCGCTCGGTGAGAGTTTGAGTTGAGTTTGAAGAACGAAATAGAGGGATATTAAAGAAATTGTGGCCATGACGATCGAAAAGGATCGAGTTTCAAAAGAGCTTTTTCTAGCCCAAGCGTCCGATACTTCCTTATCGATGAAGTCGGATAGTATTTTGTAGTTGGCAGCGTCGGCGCCATGAACGTCGACCACGCTATTCATCTCCGCGTTTGCCAAACTTTTGGATCTGGCTGTCCTTGAGGCTTTCCCGGTAATCAGGCTCCGAGTCGTTAGCCTGCGCGTCACCGTTTTTTCCGTTGCCGATCGCTCCTTGCTGGTCGTTGGGGGTCGCCGTCACCTGACGGACCACTTTGTCCCGCATTCGAAGCATGAACTTGCGCATGACCGATTCTACCGCGTACCACGTCAGCTCCGTGGTTCATCGCTGAGTAGAACCGGTGTACGTCGATGCCGGCAAACTGGGACGCCGAGGCGAGGCAGCAGTCGTTCTTGCGTTCGCATGAGACCTGTAGGCCATCGGCAATCGATGGGGGCTCGTGCTGATAATCTACGGTCCAGCTTTCTGCAACTTTTTGATCGCGGCTCGAAGCCCGCCGCAACCGTTGCGAGAGCACTAATCGCATGTGCGCTCGCCTAACTAAACGAATCAAGCGCGATTGCAACGACGTCGAGTTCGTCGTATAGGTCAGCGTAGATGTTGGCTGTCACCGTGATCGAAGCGTGCCCCACGCCTTCTGTAGAACTGCGCGTCGCCCCGCCATTCTGAGTCGAGCTGACTCCCTGACCTTGACTGGCCAGCCGCTATGGCCGCGCACTCGAGAGCATCGGGAAAGCGTCTGCGGGCTGCGCGGGAGACCAGTGATAGCCCTGCCCATAGCGGGCCCCGACGACGCGCGCCTGGTGTGCCTGTTCAGCGGTCTCGATGCCCTCGATGACCAGGAACTGGCCGAGCTCGGCGGTGAGTGCGGTCAAGGCGCGGGCGATCGCACGTCCGGTCGGCGTGTGTAGCGACGACCCGACGGTGCGGTCGGCTTTGAGGCCGTTGACGCCGATCGCAAGCAGGTGTTCGGCAGGTAGCCACGGCCCACCGATGTCGTCGAAGACGACGAGGTAGCCGCGCTCCCGGAGATCATCGATCACGTGGGCATCGATGAGCGCCGTGGTGGGTACGGCGACGGATTCGGTGATCTCGAGGGTGACCGATCCGGGGGCCACGCCGGCCGCTGTGGTCACCTTGTCGATCCGGTCGGCGCAGTCGGGACGGTAGAAGTGGTGGGCGGAGAAGTTGACGGCGACGCCGACGTGGTCGGCATCGGTACGTTCGCTGCGCCACCGCTGCAGATCGGCGACTGCTCGGGCCAGCATGGTCAGGTCGAACTCGATGATGAGATCGGTGTTCTCGACCAGAGGGATGAAGGCGTCGGCGGCCAGTACCCTGCGCTCAGGGTGCAGCCACCGGGCCAACGCTTCGACGGCCGTCAGCTCGCCGGTCTGCAGGTCGACGATCGGCATGTACCACGGCACGATCTGGCCGTTGTCGATCGCCGCGGCAACCTCACCGATGCCGAGCGCGGCATCGCCGTGGTCACGGGGTGTCCGGGCGTCGGTGGCTATCCGACTGCTCAGTGACCGTGCCGCGTCGAGGGCCTCACCCGCCAAGACTGCGCAATGTTGCAGTGCCACCAGATCGAAGTCCTGTGCCGCGTGCGGCGTGGTGTCGAGGACGCACAGTGTGGCGACGGGCAGATTCTCACGGCTCAGCAGGGGAATGCCGGCGTATGCTCGAAACCCCAAGCGGCGCAATGAATCGGCGACGATCTCGTCAGCATCAGGGCTGGCTGCGTCGGGAATGACGACCGGTGTGCCCCGTGCGATCACGCCGGCACACGCGGACATGTCCAGCGGAACGACGATCCCGGTGTCGAATCCGTGAGCGGCCACAGTGTATTGGTGCGTCCCGTCGATCACGTTGATCAACGCGATCGGGCACCCGGTCACCTGCGCAGCGAGTGCGAGCACAGAAGTGAGTCCGCGAGAAGGTGTGATCCGCGTGTAGTGCGACGCCGACTGCGCGCGTCGGTCGTCTTCGGCCATGACCACACTCCTCGGGTTGGATGACAACTCAACCACCCCCACCGAATTCCCGCGCGGGCAACCTGCCCGGATCCATCTATCGGACAACTTGTCTCGCATCCGCGGTGCGAGGCCGCCGCTATTTCGACGGCCGATAACCCCTTAGTTGTATTCGGGCCGCAGTGGTCTCGGGTGCGTGTCGATCAAGACCGACGCGGCATCGAACAACGACACCTTCGACACAGTCGCGACCTGCGTCAGTCGCCGCGCTGCATCAGTGCGTCTGAGCTTGCATCGTTGCATCAGCATCCCGACGGCGATTGCGATGACGTGCCGCTCGATCAATACGCCGTCGAGCCCACTACTGGTGCCCATGCGGGGTTCCCTTGTTCGATGCGACACCGAAGGATGCCTGCGTGAAACTCCATTGTGCGCTTCTGGCTGCGTAGAAGGCGAACCACGATGATTTGACCGTCACGCGCTGACCGTAAAGATCACTATGACCATTGTCTGTTCGGCAGATTTTTCGGTACGACATACTTTCTCTGGTGTGGTGGTGGATCGGCGTCGGAGCCGTCGTCTGGGTGGTCTTGTCGATCGGCGTCGCAGTTGTTGTTGCGCGTGTGATCAGCCATGCCGATCTCGAAGACGAAGCCGAGGCCCTGCGCCGCCGCGAACACCACCGCGGGCTTCGCGATGTGTTCCGCCGCCGCTGAGGCGGCCGGACGACGTGTGTAGCTTCTACCCCGATGAGTATGTATATGCGCCCACCGGCACGGCTGTGCTCCGTGGCCGGTTGAGGACCGGGTATGAGACACGCGCGGTGGCGCGAACGCAGCATGCTTGTTCGATGGTGGCGGCTCACGCAGACACGGAAGCCGGGAACGTTCACCGAGAAAGTCCGTTACAAAATGCTGCGAGACCATCGCGAACTCGTGGTGACGTTCGCTGACAAGGTCGCTGTACGAGACCACGTCGCGACCACCGTTGGCACGGGGTACCTTCCGACGGTGTATGCGATCGTGGACGATCCGGAGCAGCTTCTCGCCGAAGCTTTGCCGCGACAATATGTCGTGAAGCCGTCCCACGGGAGCGGGGCTGTCGTGGTGGTCTCCGACGCTGCCGATCTCGGCGCACGTCTACCCGGTGTGGAGGCGTGCTGGTCCTACATCCATGTCCGCCCCGAGCACGCAGACCGTGGCCAGTTGACGGCGATCGCGCGCTACTGGGTACAGCAGT is a window from the Williamsia sp. DF01-3 genome containing:
- a CDS encoding EAL domain-containing protein codes for the protein MAEDDRRAQSASHYTRITPSRGLTSVLALAAQVTGCPIALINVIDGTHQYTVAAHGFDTGIVVPLDMSACAGVIARGTPVVIPDAASPDADEIVADSLRRLGFRAYAGIPLLSRENLPVATLCVLDTTPHAAQDFDLVALQHCAVLAGEALDAARSLSSRIATDARTPRDHGDAALGIGEVAAAIDNGQIVPWYMPIVDLQTGELTAVEALARWLHPERRVLAADAFIPLVENTDLIIEFDLTMLARAVADLQRWRSERTDADHVGVAVNFSAHHFYRPDCADRIDKVTTAAGVAPGSVTLEITESVAVPTTALIDAHVIDDLRERGYLVVFDDIGGPWLPAEHLLAIGVNGLKADRTVGSSLHTPTGRAIARALTALTAELGQFLVIEGIETAEQAHQARVVGARYGQGYHWSPAQPADAFPMLSSARP
- a CDS encoding site-specific integrase: MDGVPGFVPRLLRDGEVGLFRAEDRVFEAMVEGWRAQMLARGLTRATIDGRCGVLRRFQEFAGTFPWSWRPVDLDDYMAGRRSGEKPVSWTTLRSDSNAIAMFCAYVSSSSYGWGALCQRVFDDVPAQIAFEWNTPRHTCEDAVPAGRRAFTATELQRLFDDVDDRVDREFAAGSKRWLPLLRDSIAFKVCYAFGLRRREVAMLDVQDFGPNPHVPAYGDFGAVTVRWAKGTTGSGPRRRTVLTVPEFDWVVDLLRFWITERGRRHFATADRSAALWPSERAERIRVGSLSDAFAAAREGAGLPKELGLHCLRHSYVTHLIEAGYDPAFVQTQVGHAYASVTGLYTSVGNDFKQKTIQHMIASRLDGHGRKQDGDADG
- a CDS encoding ANTAR domain-containing protein; the protein is MGTSSGLDGVLIERHVIAIAVGMLMQRCKLRRTDAARRLTQVATVSKVSLFDAASVLIDTHPRPLRPEYN